The following proteins are encoded in a genomic region of Hyphomicrobiales bacterium:
- the fdxA gene encoding ferredoxin FdxA: MTYIVTDNCIKCKYTDCVEVCPVDCFYEGENMLVIHPDECIDCGVCEPECPAEAIKPDTEPGLEDWLKINTDYAEKWPNITVKKDQLPEAEEFDGKEEKYKEYFSEAPGTGD; the protein is encoded by the coding sequence GTGACATACATCGTGACGGACAATTGTATTAAGTGCAAATACACCGACTGCGTAGAAGTTTGCCCTGTGGACTGCTTCTATGAAGGCGAGAATATGCTCGTCATCCATCCAGACGAATGCATTGATTGCGGTGTTTGTGAACCTGAGTGCCCTGCTGAAGCCATTAAACCGGATACTGAGCCTGGCCTCGAAGATTGGTTGAAAATCAATACTGATTACGCCGAGAAATGGCCGAATATTACGGTCAAAAAAGACCAGCTTCCAGAAGCGGAAGAATTTGATGGCAAAGAAGAGAAGTATAAAGAGTACTTTTCAGAAGCGCCTGGAACTGGTGATTAA
- a CDS encoding CarD family transcriptional regulator has translation MATTKKTTQRQGFKTGEFIVYPSHGVGKIVGIEEQEIAGLTLELFVIEFEQDKMVLRVPTAKADSVGMRKISSDEIIAKALKTLQGRARVKRTMWSRRAQEYEAKINSGDLVSVSEVVRDLFRAEDQPEQSYSERQLYEQALDRMAREIAAVEKLSVTESVQKIEVNLAKSPRRVAKAAEAETANDADGKQEEAAA, from the coding sequence ATGGCTACGACTAAAAAAACAACACAACGTCAAGGTTTCAAAACAGGTGAGTTCATTGTTTATCCATCACATGGCGTTGGTAAAATTGTCGGCATCGAAGAACAAGAAATTGCAGGCCTAACACTCGAACTATTTGTCATCGAATTTGAACAAGACAAAATGGTCCTTCGAGTTCCAACAGCAAAAGCTGATTCAGTTGGCATGCGTAAAATCTCAAGCGACGAAATCATTGCGAAGGCTCTTAAAACACTTCAAGGCCGTGCTCGTGTTAAACGCACGATGTGGAGCCGCCGTGCGCAGGAATATGAAGCCAAGATTAACTCTGGTGACCTCGTGTCTGTTTCAGAAGTTGTTCGTGACCTCTTCCGCGCTGAAGACCAACCTGAGCAATCTTATTCAGAGCGTCAACTTTATGAGCAAGCCCTCGATCGTATGGCTCGCGAAATCGCAGCCGTTGAAAAGCTGTCTGTGACCGAAAGCGTTCAGAAGATCGAAGTGAACCTTGCAAAAAGCCCACGCCGCGTTGCTAAGGCTGCTGAAGCGGAAACTGCAAATGATGCAGACGGCAAGCAAGAAGAAGCTGCTGCTTAA
- a CDS encoding M48 family metalloprotease: MTKHFSLDRPRDKRRRGLLARGVFTCGIALFLASCSDLGLLRGGPDVTNGPSSTINGTAIDTSKAAPPVPKRRTNSALVKASQKENKRIIAAYGGVYTNRQVENQLAQIVSRLVAKSEDPSQRFQITILNSPTVNAFALPGGFLYITRGLIALANDGSEVAAVLAHEMAHVTSQHGQQRLQQARKSEIVAKAVQGVISDTSTIESIRQQRQLAFAAFTQQQELDADQVGVKNSALAGYDPFAASRFLETMANYQSYRTTATVAKSNDGPNFLSSHPSTPSRIQKARATARQFGAPGFGSSDKQAYLRSIDSMIFGDDPAEGFVRDRSFFHPQLLFTFSVPSGYVIENTREAVLATAGNGDAVRFDGVDLPVGVTLPQYLTSGWLNGLDPNSIRSFTVNGSEAASAVAAVNNWSFKITVIRSATSTYRMIFATQSPSTLFDRAVSSTVSSFRTLSRGEARSLSPLRIRIVKVKSSDSVSSLAGSMRGLVANPPEAFMVLNGLRRGQKVEAGSLVKVIYDGNSG; the protein is encoded by the coding sequence GTGACGAAGCATTTCTCCCTTGATAGACCACGCGATAAGCGTCGCCGTGGGCTTTTGGCCCGCGGGGTTTTCACGTGCGGGATAGCGCTGTTTCTCGCCTCCTGTTCAGACCTCGGCCTTTTGAGGGGTGGTCCTGATGTAACCAATGGGCCATCATCGACCATTAACGGCACGGCGATTGATACAAGCAAAGCAGCGCCTCCTGTGCCTAAAAGACGCACCAACAGCGCGCTTGTTAAGGCCTCTCAAAAAGAAAATAAACGAATTATCGCAGCCTATGGCGGTGTCTATACGAATCGTCAGGTCGAAAACCAATTGGCGCAGATTGTCTCAAGACTGGTTGCAAAATCAGAGGACCCATCGCAGCGGTTTCAAATTACGATATTGAATTCACCCACAGTCAACGCTTTCGCGCTGCCCGGTGGGTTTTTGTATATCACGCGCGGGCTGATTGCGTTGGCAAATGATGGCTCTGAAGTGGCCGCCGTTTTGGCTCATGAAATGGCGCATGTCACAAGCCAGCACGGACAACAAAGGCTGCAACAAGCGCGTAAAAGCGAAATTGTTGCAAAAGCGGTTCAAGGGGTGATTAGCGATACCTCAACCATTGAATCAATTCGCCAACAGCGACAATTAGCCTTTGCAGCATTTACTCAGCAGCAAGAATTAGATGCCGATCAAGTGGGCGTGAAAAATTCGGCACTTGCAGGATATGATCCCTTTGCGGCTTCCAGATTTTTGGAAACCATGGCGAACTATCAAAGCTACCGGACCACGGCGACGGTTGCGAAATCGAATGATGGTCCGAATTTTCTATCCTCTCACCCATCAACGCCAAGTCGCATTCAAAAGGCGCGGGCTACTGCCAGACAATTTGGTGCGCCTGGATTTGGGTCGAGCGATAAACAAGCCTATCTTCGATCAATTGATAGCATGATTTTTGGCGACGATCCGGCAGAGGGTTTTGTTCGTGACCGGTCATTCTTCCATCCGCAGTTGCTTTTCACCTTCTCTGTCCCAAGTGGCTATGTGATTGAAAATACGAGAGAAGCAGTTCTTGCAACCGCTGGTAACGGCGATGCGGTGCGCTTTGATGGTGTTGACCTTCCGGTAGGGGTGACGCTGCCACAATATTTGACGTCGGGTTGGTTGAACGGTCTTGATCCTAACTCGATCAGGTCGTTCACGGTCAATGGATCAGAGGCTGCCTCTGCAGTAGCTGCGGTCAATAATTGGAGTTTTAAGATCACGGTTATACGGTCGGCCACGTCGACGTATCGGATGATTTTCGCGACGCAATCACCATCGACCTTGTTTGATCGGGCGGTGAGTTCCACGGTTTCGAGTTTTAGAACGTTGTCACGAGGCGAAGCGCGAAGCCTTTCGCCATTACGCATTCGCATTGTGAAAGTAAAAAGTTCAGATAGCGTCAGCAGTCTTGCAGGTTCAATGCGCGGATTGGTGGCAAATCCGCCTGAAGCTTTCATGGTTTTGAACGGCTTGAGGCGTGGACAGAAAGTAGAAGCAGGATCACTGGTGAAAGTGATCTATGATGGAAACTCAGGCTAG